In Prunus dulcis chromosome 1, ALMONDv2, whole genome shotgun sequence, the following are encoded in one genomic region:
- the LOC117613829 gene encoding zinc finger CCHC domain-containing protein 10-like: MSGKKEEKAQAAAERIKAAALSAAKGLSRAQAERAAASAARNVNAYGQKEEGPSRWQEKREAKRQMYLMSTEKAVRLGERKDLKSNVITISGAASQCQKCFQPGHWTYECKNERVYISRPSRTQQLKNPKLKMKVSVSYDLDIPDIKEEKGEQQSKKSKRKHRAASDSGSDSEASVFDTDSGASSITGSDYSSEESSSDYSSSSDSEEERRHRRKKKKQKMGRRWRRNSSSSESSETESVSESDSDDRRSRRKSRTHSRKC; encoded by the coding sequence ATGTCGggtaaaaaagaagagaaagctCAGGCTGCTGCTGAAAGGATCAAGGCTGCAGCCTTGAGTGCTGCAAAAGGTCTTAGTCGAGCTCAGGCTGAAAGGGCAGCTGCTTCTGCTGCACGCAACGTTAATGCTTATGGGCAGAAGGAAGAAGGACCCAGCAGATGGCAGGAGAAAAGGGAAGCGAAGAGACAGATGTATTTGATGAGTACTGAAAAGGCAGTAAGATTGGGTGAACGAAAAGACCTTAAGTCGAATGTAATTACCATTAGTGGTGCAGCTTCACAATGCCAGAAGTGTTTCCAGCCCGGGCATTGGACATACGAATGCAAGAATGAACGTGTTTACATCTCGCGACCGTCTAGGACCCAACAACTCAAGAATCCTAAACTGAAGATGAAGGTCTCAGTATCTTACGATTTGGATATTCCAGATATTAAGGAAGAGAAGGGTGAACAGCAGTCAAAGAAAAGCAAGAGGAAGCATCGAGCGGCTTCTGATTCTGGCAGTGATAGTGAGGCTTCGGTTTTTGACACTGATAGTGGGGCATCATCAATTACAGGATCTGATTATTCTTCAGAGGAGAGTAGTTCAGATTACAGTTCATCTTCTGATTCAGAGGAGGAAAGGAGGCacagaaggaagaaaaagaagcaaaagatgGGAAGGCGGTGGAGAAGGAACAGTTCATCATCTGAATCTTCTGAGACAGAGTCAGTTTCTGAATCTGATTCTGATGATAGGAGGAGCCGGAGGAAGAGCAGGACACACAGCAGAAAGTGTTAA